DNA sequence from the Fundidesulfovibrio magnetotacticus genome:
GAGTCGCCGGTCTTGGCCAGCTCCACGCACTTGAAGGGGCGCAGGTAGGCCACGGAGCAGCGGTCGGGGTCGTAGACGTAGACGCGGTCGTATTTGGTTCCGGAGTCGTCGTCCTTGGCCAGGTAGCGGTCGATGGTCACCTTCATGCGCCCGAAGGGCGTCTCCAGCACCATCACGGCCATCACCAGGGTCTGTTCCGAGGCGTTGGTGTTCACCGTGATGCGCCCGGCCTGGTTCCAGTTGGCCACCTTGCGCGCCTGCACGGGGCCCACCAGCAGGATGCCCGGCTCGCCGCCGGCCTCGTAGCAGGCCTGGGACATCTCCAGGAACTTGGCCTCGTTGAAGTCGTTGCCCGAGGCGTAGGTGGCGAAGGACTTGTCGTTGGTGGCCACGAAGCCTTCCAGGCCCTTCATCTGGCGCGCGCTGCCGGAGTCGCCCGCCGAGGCGGCGGCGTTGTTCAGGGCCGCGTATTCCAGCTCCGTGTTCAGGTACTTGAGGCTCTTGTCCATCTCGTAGCGGGTCAGGCTCTTGCGCCCGGCCGGGGTCACGGCGTCCAGCGTGCCGGAAATCTTGAAGGAATCCTCCAGGATCTGGCAGTAGTTGGACATGCGCTTGGGCACGATGCGGTCCGTGGCCACGGCGTCGGAGCCTTCGATGGCCTTGTTGGTCCCGGTGGGGGACTTCAGTTCGTCCTCCAGCCACTCGTGCAGCACGTTGCGGGCCTTGAGGGGCTTGAGCGAGGAAACGAACGGGGTCTTGTGCGGCGTGATGGTCTGGATCATGTTCTCCAGATCCTCGAAGATGGTGTCCTTCATCTCGCGCACGCCGGCGCCGGAATTGGAATAGTAGGACGTGAGGGAATCGGCCATCGCGGAAGTTCCTCCTTACGCGTGTTACATGTTGAGGGTCGCAGGCGCGCCTAGACTCCGGAGAGTTCCAGGTAGCGCAGCAGATCGCCTTCGCGGGCCTGACCGGCCTTCACGCGGGACTTGAGGGCCGCCAACTCGGCGGCGTCTCTGGCCCGGGCGGGGCGGTCGTCGTCCAGGACGCCCGCGCGGGCGAGATCGGGGGGGCTCATGCGCCCGGCCACGGCCTGGCGGAT
Encoded proteins:
- a CDS encoding SU10 major capsid protein, which encodes MADSLTSYYSNSGAGVREMKDTIFEDLENMIQTITPHKTPFVSSLKPLKARNVLHEWLEDELKSPTGTNKAIEGSDAVATDRIVPKRMSNYCQILEDSFKISGTLDAVTPAGRKSLTRYEMDKSLKYLNTELEYAALNNAAASAGDSGSARQMKGLEGFVATNDKSFATYASGNDFNEAKFLEMSQACYEAGGEPGILLVGPVQARKVANWNQAGRITVNTNASEQTLVMAVMVLETPFGRMKVTIDRYLAKDDDSGTKYDRVYVYDPDRCSVAYLRPFKCVELAKTGDS